One window from the genome of Paraneptunicella aestuarii encodes:
- a CDS encoding metal-dependent hydrolase family protein: MIKFATLCTLLLTSTLTYSKTLIHAGKLIPANNSEVLYRATVVVEDNKIVGIESGFTQPESTDQVIDLKNATVMPGLMDMHVHITSEHNPNNYVQQFTMNPTDNVLKGVVYANRTLMAGFTTVRNLGDRGNETIALRNAINRGDIVGPRIYTAAKSIATTGGHADPTNGRKFDLMGDPGPRDGVISGTDEARKAVRQRYKDGADLIKITATGGVLSLAKSGQNPQFMTDELEAIVATARDYGMTVAVHAHGKEGMERAIRAGVDSIEHGTYIGDDTIELMKQHGTYYVPTVTAGNWVAKKSEIDGFFPDIVRPKAASIGPLIQRTFARAYNAGVKIAFGTDSGVSPHGENGEEFVLMVQAGMDPLDAIRSATYHGAQLLKIDDQLGTIEAGKLADIVAVNGDPLRDIKSMMDVVFVMKDGKVFKQ; this comes from the coding sequence ATGATAAAATTCGCAACCCTATGCACACTCCTTCTAACCAGCACTCTCACATACTCAAAAACCCTGATCCATGCAGGCAAGCTGATCCCGGCCAATAACAGCGAAGTCCTCTATCGCGCTACCGTTGTTGTCGAAGACAATAAAATTGTTGGCATAGAAAGTGGTTTTACTCAACCAGAGTCCACTGATCAGGTCATTGATTTAAAAAATGCGACCGTTATGCCTGGTCTCATGGATATGCATGTTCACATCACCTCGGAACATAACCCAAACAACTATGTGCAACAGTTCACCATGAATCCCACAGACAATGTTCTAAAAGGTGTGGTGTACGCCAACCGCACACTCATGGCTGGTTTTACCACAGTACGTAACCTGGGTGACAGAGGTAACGAAACCATTGCATTGCGTAATGCCATTAACCGAGGCGATATTGTTGGCCCTCGTATATACACAGCAGCAAAATCCATTGCCACTACAGGTGGTCACGCCGACCCAACCAACGGACGCAAATTCGATCTGATGGGAGATCCTGGCCCCAGAGATGGCGTGATTAGCGGCACAGACGAAGCAAGAAAAGCGGTTCGCCAGCGCTACAAAGACGGCGCAGATTTAATCAAAATCACAGCTACAGGCGGCGTACTAAGCCTGGCTAAAAGCGGTCAAAACCCACAATTCATGACTGATGAGCTGGAAGCGATTGTTGCAACAGCAAGAGACTACGGCATGACTGTCGCCGTACACGCTCATGGTAAAGAAGGCATGGAGCGCGCAATTCGCGCAGGTGTTGATTCCATCGAACATGGCACCTATATAGGCGACGATACTATCGAATTAATGAAGCAACATGGCACTTACTATGTTCCTACCGTTACCGCTGGAAACTGGGTAGCCAAGAAATCCGAAATTGATGGTTTTTTCCCTGACATAGTCCGCCCTAAAGCAGCTTCCATTGGCCCATTAATTCAACGCACCTTCGCCAGAGCGTACAATGCAGGCGTGAAAATCGCGTTTGGTACGGATTCCGGCGTCTCCCCTCATGGCGAGAATGGCGAAGAATTCGTTCTGATGGTGCAAGCAGGTATGGATCCACTAGACGCCATCCGCAGTGCCACTTATCACGGCGCTCAATTGCTTAAAATTGACGATCAACTAGGCACTATCGAAGCCGGAAAACTGGCAGATATTGTCGCGGTAAATGGCGATCCACTACGCGACATCAAAAGCATGATGGATGTCGTATTCGTGATGAAAGACGGAAAAGTATTCAAACAATAA
- a CDS encoding DUF1285 domain-containing protein: MDLASLQKQLQKQLQSQTGNAAPVHLWDPPFCGDIDLRIKHDGSWHYMGTPIGRPALVRLFASVLKKEDDKYFLVTPVEKVGIHVEDVPFVITSWKQQDNLIIFTTGQGEEFVVSEQNPVELRMDGKNDQPLPYVLVRSNLYARLHQNVYYQLVELGEERELANGEHHLMVNSGNYSFSLGLLD, translated from the coding sequence ATGGATCTCGCATCACTGCAAAAACAGCTACAAAAACAACTGCAATCGCAAACGGGTAATGCAGCGCCTGTTCACCTGTGGGATCCACCCTTTTGTGGCGACATAGATTTACGCATTAAGCATGATGGCTCGTGGCACTACATGGGAACTCCCATCGGACGACCGGCATTAGTCAGGTTATTCGCCTCCGTACTGAAAAAAGAGGATGACAAATATTTTCTGGTAACTCCGGTCGAGAAAGTCGGCATACACGTCGAAGACGTGCCTTTTGTTATCACATCCTGGAAACAACAAGATAATCTGATCATTTTTACCACCGGACAAGGTGAAGAGTTTGTTGTCAGTGAGCAGAACCCTGTTGAGCTGAGAATGGATGGCAAAAACGATCAACCACTCCCTTATGTATTGGTGCGAAGCAATCTTTATGCACGCTTACATCAGAATGTTTACTACCAGTTAGTCGAACTTGGCGAAGAAAGAGAGCTTGCCAATGGCGAGCATCACCTCATGGTAAATAGCGGAAACTACTCATTTTCATTAGGGCTACTGGATTAA
- a CDS encoding DUF3014 domain-containing protein — protein MNNPETSDNNADEQRSLTPHMILGAVAIVVLLGVFFWLSSEDEAPVPVPVQTSAPSQPEPEPVVEPEPEEEPETVYVEPEPEIEEVPEPEPLDISDAAVKTAVIALSAMPALAEVLVDDDLLRRFVVFTNNLAEQELTDNHHFLRPPKGQFRIYHQAGKEWIDAASYKRYSTYAEALDSIQTSSLISLYQKYKPALNEIYMQVGNPDSGFDERLLDAINHLLDTPEIPVPVEVYSDSVMYKYRNERIESLSDAQKQLLRTGPENMRQIKAKLREIKEALGN, from the coding sequence ATGAATAACCCAGAAACTTCAGATAATAACGCCGACGAACAACGCTCATTAACACCCCATATGATTTTAGGGGCAGTGGCTATAGTTGTGCTGTTAGGAGTGTTTTTCTGGCTTTCATCAGAAGACGAAGCTCCCGTTCCCGTGCCGGTACAAACCAGTGCTCCCAGCCAACCAGAGCCTGAACCCGTTGTAGAACCGGAACCCGAGGAAGAACCCGAGACAGTCTATGTTGAACCAGAACCGGAAATCGAAGAAGTTCCAGAGCCAGAACCTCTGGATATCAGTGATGCAGCTGTAAAAACAGCCGTTATTGCACTAAGCGCAATGCCCGCCTTGGCGGAAGTTCTGGTTGATGATGATTTATTACGTCGCTTTGTTGTATTTACTAACAACCTTGCCGAGCAAGAGCTCACCGACAATCATCATTTTCTACGTCCTCCCAAAGGGCAGTTCAGAATTTATCACCAGGCAGGAAAAGAATGGATCGATGCCGCAAGCTATAAGCGTTACAGCACTTACGCAGAAGCATTGGATTCTATTCAAACCAGCAGCCTGATTAGCCTATATCAGAAATACAAGCCCGCATTGAATGAGATTTACATGCAGGTAGGTAATCCTGATAGCGGGTTTGATGAACGCTTACTGGACGCTATCAACCATTTGTTAGACACGCCGGAAATTCCAGTTCCCGTAGAAGTGTATAGCGACAGCGTTATGTATAAATATCGCAATGAACGCATTGAAAGCCTCAGCGATGCTCAAAAGCAGCTTTTACGTACAGGCCCAGAGAATATGCGTCAAATCAAAGCCAAACTCAGAGAAATCAAAGAAGCGTTGGGGAACTAA
- a CDS encoding sterol desaturase family protein, whose product MNLILFAIPFFFLLIALELVWDWHKKTNYYRVNDAITSLGLGIVSRVIAIAKKFIPFTLYYLMFDHLSVVKLSEELWVWVLGFVLYDFCYYWLHRLSHEVNFLWAAHVVHHSSEEYNLTTALRQTSGSIFGWVFYLPMAVIGIPPEIFISVGAMNLIYQFWVHTRHVPKLGWYELVFVTPSNHRVHHAQNQVYIDRNYGGVFILWDRMFGTFQEELDDEAPIYGIRKALKSWDPIWANFHVYWQLGKDAWNTKHWKDKLLIWFKPTGWRPDDVQISDPLPRTDLTKFKKFDIELTGWQKVYSLLQHIGIIGAALVVMIQLPQFDTWQTVPALAYVLFASYSLGLVLSNNKFGAALEIAKHIALPALLLHLQAADWMLLAFGANIAVSLVILALMLKEQKEVLQAG is encoded by the coding sequence ATGAATTTGATTTTGTTCGCAATCCCTTTTTTCTTTCTACTCATTGCACTTGAGCTGGTTTGGGATTGGCATAAGAAGACCAATTATTATCGAGTAAATGATGCTATTACCAGTCTTGGTTTGGGCATTGTTAGTCGGGTCATTGCCATTGCCAAAAAGTTTATTCCTTTCACTTTGTATTATTTGATGTTTGATCATCTTTCAGTGGTGAAATTATCGGAAGAACTTTGGGTGTGGGTATTAGGCTTTGTGCTTTACGATTTTTGCTATTACTGGCTGCATCGTTTATCTCATGAAGTGAATTTCCTGTGGGCTGCCCATGTTGTTCATCATTCCAGTGAAGAATATAACCTGACCACTGCATTACGCCAGACTAGCGGCAGCATCTTTGGTTGGGTGTTCTATCTTCCCATGGCTGTTATCGGTATTCCGCCAGAGATTTTTATTTCCGTTGGTGCCATGAATCTGATTTATCAGTTTTGGGTGCATACACGCCATGTACCCAAGTTAGGATGGTATGAACTGGTTTTCGTAACGCCGTCGAATCATCGTGTACACCATGCTCAAAATCAGGTTTATATCGATCGTAACTATGGTGGTGTGTTTATTCTTTGGGATCGCATGTTCGGTACTTTTCAGGAAGAGTTGGACGATGAAGCGCCTATTTACGGTATTCGCAAAGCATTAAAAAGCTGGGATCCCATCTGGGCAAATTTCCACGTTTACTGGCAATTAGGAAAAGATGCCTGGAATACCAAGCATTGGAAAGACAAGCTGCTTATCTGGTTCAAGCCGACGGGCTGGAGACCTGATGATGTGCAAATCAGCGACCCTTTGCCTCGCACAGACCTGACTAAATTCAAGAAATTTGATATTGAATTAACAGGCTGGCAGAAGGTGTATTCCTTACTACAGCATATTGGCATTATCGGTGCGGCTTTGGTGGTGATGATTCAATTGCCGCAATTTGACACTTGGCAGACAGTTCCTGCCTTGGCTTATGTGCTTTTTGCCAGCTACAGCCTAGGATTAGTGTTAAGCAACAATAAGTTTGGTGCTGCTTTAGAAATTGCCAAGCACATTGCTTTACCTGCGCTGCTTTTGCACTTGCAAGCTGCTGATTGGATGTTGTTGGCATTTGGAGCCAATATTGCGGTGAGTCTGGTGATTTTGGCTTTGATGCTGAAAGAACAAAAAGAAGTGTTACAAGCTGGATAG
- a CDS encoding TonB-dependent receptor domain-containing protein, whose protein sequence is MMLKTKLSRAIALSLIGGSVVLPATFANAQEDNEKIEKSERIEVTGSRIARPELSNPTPVLTVDAKAIAQFGTPDLGEILAELPAIGATDTLIGNNGSNTFAGQSFADLRRLESSRTLVLVNGKRHVAGAQGSAQVDLSTIPSSLIERVEIITGGASAIYGSDAVSGVINVILKKDFEGLEFRMSGASSTEGVGARNNTFSILGGADLSNGKGNVTFFASREYLQETMANDLRQSDDWGTIVNPEDGGEDDGIPDRIRVPRVMSERIDENGVLNPYGFEGNTGTLWVFDNAGNPLQQTERAGTNSFAFGQFPDGCDYCFELNDYENFQPGVERFTVGSTLNYDINENITFYSDVKYVQADIKQQFQPSFRFGNVFINVQDNAFLSNDFKQTLLNEGHSTIRMAKFFAELGNRSAANDRSTFRYVGGFKGGFSLGETDFNYDTYYVYGETKNTRVTQNDLIVGNLVAALDSVIDPTTGEAACRSQVASAQGEGYTDPATVNGDNCVAYNPFGFNQASDAAKDWVSANTTRSDKITQEMIGGSLTFDTGAFFSLPGGAISFAMGFEYREETSKTITDEFTKRDFLTGAATPDEYGEYDVTESFIEVSLPILAEVPFAHELTMDAAFRTADYSHAGTVDAWKVGLMYAPIKDVRIRGTISEAVRAPNISEAFSPQSPGFANINDPCDADNIGDDPDRASNCAALGIPAGFQANDNVSIDTLSGGNPDLTPEESESLTAGVVWTPTFFEGFSLTLDYYDIEIKDAIIQVASQDILDNCVDATGGPDLNYCSQIDRDPVTNDIELVRSGYLNAAAYNTKGVELQARYKTDLSMFDLAGEMTFNLVGNKLLELERFEFQDRPDEINVEKGEIGDPEYQFRFSAEYQLEDLSVMWLSRFSDRQALFDVSPGADTPEDTSPAFIGSIVTHDLSASYMFNDNIVVGLGIRNLFDRLPPAFITSGGDGNESIYDVVGRRIYGNVRVSF, encoded by the coding sequence ATGATGTTAAAAACCAAATTAAGCCGTGCTATTGCACTGAGCTTAATTGGCGGATCGGTTGTACTACCAGCAACCTTCGCTAATGCCCAAGAAGACAACGAAAAAATCGAGAAATCGGAACGCATTGAAGTAACAGGTTCACGTATTGCTCGTCCTGAACTTTCCAACCCTACGCCAGTGCTTACTGTTGACGCCAAAGCCATTGCTCAATTCGGTACTCCAGATTTGGGGGAAATCCTTGCTGAATTACCGGCAATCGGTGCAACTGATACATTAATTGGCAACAATGGCAGCAACACTTTTGCAGGCCAAAGTTTCGCAGATTTACGCCGTCTTGAGTCATCAAGAACATTGGTATTGGTTAACGGTAAGCGTCACGTAGCGGGTGCTCAAGGTAGTGCTCAGGTTGACCTATCAACCATTCCATCCAGCTTGATTGAACGTGTAGAAATTATTACGGGTGGTGCATCCGCTATTTATGGTTCTGATGCGGTATCCGGTGTAATCAACGTCATCCTGAAAAAAGATTTCGAAGGTTTAGAATTCCGTATGTCGGGCGCATCTTCAACTGAAGGTGTTGGTGCTCGTAACAATACTTTCAGTATTTTAGGCGGTGCAGACCTGTCCAATGGTAAAGGTAACGTTACCTTCTTCGCTTCTCGTGAATATTTGCAAGAGACAATGGCCAATGACCTTCGCCAGTCTGATGATTGGGGAACCATTGTAAACCCAGAAGACGGTGGTGAAGACGACGGTATTCCAGACCGTATTCGTGTACCCCGTGTTATGTCTGAGCGCATTGATGAAAACGGCGTTTTGAACCCGTATGGATTCGAAGGTAATACTGGCACATTGTGGGTATTCGACAATGCCGGGAACCCGTTACAACAAACAGAACGTGCTGGCACAAACAGCTTTGCATTTGGTCAGTTCCCTGATGGCTGTGACTACTGTTTTGAATTAAACGACTACGAAAACTTCCAGCCTGGTGTTGAGCGTTTCACCGTTGGTTCAACACTGAACTACGATATCAATGAAAACATCACCTTCTATAGCGATGTGAAGTATGTTCAAGCTGATATTAAACAGCAGTTCCAACCTTCTTTCCGCTTCGGTAACGTTTTCATCAATGTCCAAGACAACGCTTTCCTGAGCAACGATTTCAAACAAACATTGTTGAATGAAGGTCATTCGACCATTCGTATGGCCAAGTTCTTCGCCGAATTGGGGAACCGTTCTGCCGCCAACGACAGATCGACATTCCGCTATGTAGGTGGTTTTAAAGGTGGTTTCTCTCTTGGTGAAACCGATTTTAACTACGACACCTACTACGTTTACGGCGAAACAAAAAATACCCGTGTCACTCAGAACGATTTGATTGTCGGTAACCTTGTTGCAGCATTAGACTCCGTCATCGACCCAACAACAGGTGAAGCAGCGTGTCGTAGCCAGGTTGCCAGCGCTCAAGGTGAAGGCTATACAGACCCAGCAACGGTGAATGGTGACAACTGTGTTGCTTATAACCCATTCGGTTTTAACCAAGCCTCTGACGCAGCAAAAGACTGGGTATCAGCGAACACCACTCGTTCAGATAAAATCACTCAGGAAATGATCGGTGGAAGCTTAACATTCGACACTGGTGCATTCTTCTCATTACCTGGTGGCGCAATTAGTTTTGCGATGGGTTTTGAGTATCGTGAAGAAACATCAAAAACTATTACTGACGAGTTCACCAAGCGTGATTTCTTAACAGGCGCTGCGACACCTGACGAATACGGTGAATATGATGTAACAGAAAGCTTTATCGAAGTTAGCTTGCCAATTCTGGCAGAAGTGCCTTTTGCTCATGAATTAACAATGGATGCGGCATTCCGTACTGCGGATTACTCACACGCTGGTACTGTTGATGCGTGGAAAGTGGGCTTGATGTATGCACCAATTAAAGACGTTCGTATCCGCGGTACTATCAGTGAAGCGGTACGTGCACCAAACATTTCGGAAGCATTCAGCCCTCAATCGCCTGGCTTTGCTAACATCAACGACCCATGTGATGCAGACAACATCGGTGACGACCCAGATCGTGCATCAAACTGTGCGGCATTGGGTATTCCAGCAGGCTTCCAGGCTAACGATAACGTAAGTATCGACACGCTTTCTGGTGGTAATCCAGACCTGACACCTGAAGAATCAGAATCATTGACTGCCGGTGTTGTATGGACACCAACGTTCTTTGAAGGTTTCTCATTGACGTTAGACTATTACGACATTGAGATCAAAGACGCCATTATTCAGGTTGCTTCTCAAGACATCCTTGACAACTGTGTTGACGCAACTGGCGGCCCAGACCTTAACTATTGTTCTCAAATCGATCGTGATCCTGTCACCAACGATATTGAATTGGTTCGTTCTGGCTACCTGAATGCTGCTGCATACAACACTAAAGGTGTAGAACTACAAGCCCGTTATAAGACTGACTTGTCAATGTTCGACCTGGCTGGCGAAATGACCTTCAACCTGGTAGGTAACAAACTGCTGGAACTGGAGCGTTTTGAATTCCAGGATCGTCCAGATGAAATCAACGTTGAGAAAGGTGAAATCGGTGACCCTGAATACCAATTCAGATTTTCTGCTGAGTACCAGTTAGAAGATTTGTCTGTTATGTGGTTGTCTCGTTTTTCAGACCGTCAGGCATTATTTGATGTTTCTCCTGGTGCAGATACACCAGAAGACACTTCTCCAGCCTTCATCGGTTCAATCGTGACTCATGACCTGTCAGCAAGCTACATGTTCAATGACAACATCGTTGTTGGCTTGGGTATCCGTAACCTGTTTGACAGATTACCTCCTGCATTCATCACTTCTGGTGGTGACGGAAACGAGTCAATCTATGATGTAGTAGGTCGTCGTATCTACGGTAACGTCAGAGTGAGTTTCTAA
- a CDS encoding DUF6702 family protein, with the protein MFRTNMKDAKFQQVCFLLLMVCLHTFFSTNVYAHQQKAAITKVLFNQHSKNLEVMHRFILHDAEHAVRHIFGKNADIISDKATQETFAKYVTEHFSINAIPQGELPLKLVGHEIEGQFFWVYQETAIPQEVTALSISHKALHDVWTKQVNQVNVEGKGTVKSLIFRDDSQSQTVTFETLGATESNPPSPSIETKKD; encoded by the coding sequence ATGTTCCGTACCAATATGAAAGACGCAAAGTTCCAACAGGTTTGCTTTTTGCTTTTAATGGTTTGCTTGCACACTTTCTTCTCTACTAACGTCTACGCCCACCAACAAAAAGCCGCTATTACTAAAGTGCTATTTAATCAGCATTCCAAAAACCTGGAAGTGATGCACCGTTTCATTCTTCATGACGCTGAACATGCTGTTAGGCATATCTTCGGAAAAAATGCAGACATAATCTCGGACAAAGCCACTCAGGAGACTTTCGCCAAATACGTCACTGAACATTTCTCAATTAATGCGATCCCTCAAGGTGAATTGCCACTCAAGCTTGTTGGTCATGAAATAGAGGGGCAGTTCTTTTGGGTTTATCAGGAAACCGCTATTCCCCAAGAAGTGACTGCGCTGTCAATTAGCCACAAAGCCTTACATGATGTATGGACGAAACAGGTTAACCAAGTCAATGTTGAAGGGAAAGGGACAGTAAAATCTTTAATATTCAGAGATGATAGCCAATCCCAAACCGTGACGTTTGAAACGTTGGGTGCAACAGAATCCAATCCCCCTTCCCCCTCCATTGAAACAAAGAAAGATTAG
- a CDS encoding M1 family metallopeptidase has protein sequence MLNWASRFVLYFLIASTPALAAIQQTKGDFQDKFRQLDEVLPTPNVYRNAAGEPGHQYWQQKVDYQIDVKLNEEARTITASETIHYHNNSPDTLRYLWLHLDQNRFRADSVAERSKTFGDGASRGPATKSSHGDQPAAMSFDFLRQQQAMEDRPLGFTIENVKDSHGNALKSTIVDTVMRVDLKTPLKSGESVTFSMDFSFNILEENAISARSGFEHFPKDDREGGNDIFLLAQWFPRLAAYTDYEAWTNKNFLGRGEFTLEFGDYDVAITVPSDHIVSATGSLQNSGKVLDNEQRRRLRKAQTAKRPVFIVTPEEALENEKKGSDKMKTWQFSAKNVRDFAWASSRKFIWDAKGYKQDSEENPVVMAMSFYPKEGGELWQKYSTEAVIHTMEVYSRFSFDYPYPVAQSVNGPVGGMEYPMITFNGPRTNLQKDGSRTYSLSEKRYLLGVIFHEIGHIYFPMTVNSDERQWSWMDEGLNSFLDAIAGREWDPNIPWGNEPSDVVDYMKSSVQVPLMTQSDSILNFGPNAYHKPATALNILRETILGRELFDFAFKEYSRRWKFKRPTPSDFFRTMEEASGVDLDWFWRGWFYTTDHVDISIDKVEKLRLDTENPDIDFERRRQENKDKPMSISVERNAQEGKAWVERNQDVTDFYDKHDEYTVTNKERNKYNSFMEKLEDWEREALTRAVKEDKNYYVLSFSNLGGLVMPIIMQLNYTDGSSESLTLPAEIWRRSPKAVEKLIITDKGKELQSVEVDPRWQTADVDINNNHFPRKILPSRIESYKSKKKNALEFRDIMFDSTTELKKDKEEDN, from the coding sequence ATGCTCAATTGGGCATCCAGATTTGTCTTATACTTCCTTATCGCAAGCACCCCAGCTTTGGCAGCGATTCAACAGACCAAAGGCGATTTTCAGGACAAATTTCGTCAATTGGATGAAGTTCTACCCACTCCCAACGTATACCGTAACGCCGCAGGTGAGCCTGGACATCAATACTGGCAGCAAAAAGTTGATTATCAAATTGACGTAAAACTCAATGAAGAAGCTCGTACTATCACGGCAAGCGAAACTATTCACTATCATAATAATTCTCCAGACACGTTAAGATATTTATGGCTGCATCTGGATCAAAATCGCTTCCGTGCCGACTCAGTAGCAGAGCGTTCCAAAACATTCGGTGACGGAGCTTCAAGAGGGCCTGCGACCAAATCATCGCATGGTGATCAACCAGCAGCTATGTCGTTTGACTTTCTACGTCAGCAGCAAGCCATGGAAGATAGACCATTAGGCTTCACCATAGAAAATGTAAAAGATTCTCACGGCAATGCTTTAAAGAGCACCATTGTCGACACGGTTATGCGTGTCGATTTAAAAACGCCACTGAAATCAGGAGAGTCGGTTACCTTTTCCATGGATTTTTCCTTCAACATCCTGGAAGAAAACGCCATTTCCGCTCGTTCTGGTTTTGAACATTTTCCTAAAGATGACAGAGAAGGCGGCAATGACATATTCCTGTTAGCTCAATGGTTTCCACGTTTGGCGGCTTATACTGACTATGAAGCGTGGACCAACAAAAACTTTTTGGGACGGGGAGAATTCACGCTTGAATTTGGAGACTATGATGTCGCCATCACCGTTCCTTCTGACCATATTGTTTCAGCGACAGGGTCATTGCAGAACTCCGGCAAAGTGCTAGACAACGAACAACGTCGTCGTTTGCGTAAAGCGCAAACAGCAAAACGTCCTGTATTTATCGTTACTCCAGAAGAAGCACTGGAAAACGAGAAAAAAGGCAGCGACAAGATGAAAACCTGGCAGTTCAGTGCCAAGAATGTTCGCGATTTTGCATGGGCTTCTTCACGCAAATTTATCTGGGATGCAAAAGGCTACAAACAGGATAGTGAAGAAAACCCCGTTGTCATGGCAATGTCTTTTTACCCTAAAGAAGGGGGTGAGCTATGGCAGAAGTATTCTACGGAAGCGGTTATCCACACAATGGAAGTCTACTCTCGCTTCTCCTTTGACTACCCTTATCCAGTTGCTCAATCAGTCAATGGCCCTGTTGGTGGAATGGAATATCCAATGATCACCTTTAATGGGCCTCGCACTAATTTGCAAAAAGATGGGAGCCGTACCTATTCCCTGTCAGAAAAACGTTACCTGTTAGGCGTTATTTTCCACGAAATCGGCCACATCTACTTCCCAATGACGGTCAATTCAGACGAACGTCAATGGTCATGGATGGATGAAGGTCTAAATAGCTTTTTAGATGCCATTGCAGGTAGAGAATGGGATCCCAATATTCCTTGGGGTAATGAGCCATCCGATGTTGTTGATTACATGAAATCATCAGTTCAAGTTCCGCTTATGACTCAATCTGATAGCATTTTGAACTTTGGCCCTAACGCCTATCATAAGCCAGCAACTGCACTTAATATTTTGCGCGAAACGATTCTGGGCAGAGAGTTGTTCGACTTTGCATTCAAGGAATACTCTCGTCGCTGGAAATTCAAACGCCCAACACCTTCTGACTTTTTCCGCACAATGGAAGAAGCCTCTGGTGTGGATTTGGATTGGTTCTGGCGCGGTTGGTTTTACACCACTGACCATGTAGATATCTCCATTGATAAAGTGGAAAAACTACGTCTTGATACTGAAAATCCGGATATCGACTTCGAGCGTCGTCGTCAGGAAAACAAAGACAAGCCAATGTCTATTTCAGTTGAAAGAAACGCTCAAGAAGGAAAAGCCTGGGTTGAGCGCAATCAGGATGTCACTGACTTTTACGACAAACATGATGAATATACAGTTACAAACAAAGAGCGTAACAAGTACAACTCATTCATGGAAAAGTTGGAAGATTGGGAACGTGAAGCACTAACTAGAGCGGTGAAAGAAGATAAAAACTACTATGTGCTCTCGTTTAGTAATCTGGGCGGTTTGGTAATGCCAATTATCATGCAATTGAATTACACCGATGGCAGCTCGGAATCACTCACTTTACCCGCAGAAATATGGCGTCGTTCGCCCAAAGCGGTAGAAAAACTGATAATTACTGACAAAGGTAAAGAACTACAAAGCGTCGAAGTGGATCCTCGTTGGCAGACTGCAGATGTCGATATTAACAACAACCACTTCCCTCGTAAGATTCTACCTTCTCGCATTGAATCTTATAAGAGCAAGAAAAAGAATGCTCTTGAGTTCCGTGACATTATGTTTGATAGCACCACTGAGCTCAAAAAAGATAAAGAAGAAGATAACTAA
- a CDS encoding acyl carrier protein, producing the protein MFKLQQLQEVLSQTLDIDTTRYTSETPLLGAVPELDSMAIVTLVMAIEQEAGISMMDDELNAEKFASVGDLLYFINQCKPA; encoded by the coding sequence ATGTTTAAATTACAACAGTTGCAAGAAGTGCTAAGCCAGACTCTTGATATTGATACCACGCGTTATACGTCGGAAACGCCATTGTTAGGAGCCGTGCCAGAACTGGATTCTATGGCGATTGTGACGCTAGTAATGGCGATAGAACAAGAGGCTGGAATTAGCATGATGGATGATGAACTGAACGCTGAAAAATTCGCTTCAGTGGGGGACTTGTTGTACTTCATTAATCAGTGTAAGCCAGCATGA